GCCTGTACCAGTGCCGCCCTGACATTTCCATCGCACCTTTTCATTAACTCAGCTAGATACTTTTTCTCATTCATCCTTAACCATTCCCTGAGCGAAATCCCCTCTGTTTTTAAACCGGTATTGAGAAAATCAATTTTCTTTTCCTCTGTTTTTTTATGAGATACAGGCAAATCTATTTTGGAAATCATCTTGCCTCTTTCCAGAATAACTGCCCTTTCTACAATATTCTCCAGCTCTCTCACATTTCCGGGCCAGTGGTAATGCATCAGAGAATCAAGAACATTCTGTGAAAAGGCATAAATTTCCCTACCTGTTTTTTCACAGTGCTTCTCAAGAAAGTGCAATGCCAGGACAGGAATGTCTTCCAGTCTTTCCCTTAGAGGAGGAATGTTTATAGGGACAACATTCACCCTGTAGTAAAGATCCTCACGGAATTCTCCATTAACAACTCTTTGCTTTAAGTCTTTATTGGTAGCGGCTATTATCCTTACATCAGCTTTTATCGTTTTGTTACCTCCAACTCTTTCAAACTCCATTTCCTGCAAAACCCTTAAAAGCTTAACCTGCATGGCTGGAGTGACATTCCCTATTTCATCCAAAAAAATTGTCCCCTTGTCAGCAAGTTCAAATTTCCCGATTTTCTGCCTTATCGCTCCTGTAAAAGACCCCTTCTCATGGCCAAAAAGCTCGGTCTCAAGGAGAGTATCAGGCAATGCACCGCAATTTATGGCAACAAATTTGTTCTCCTTCCTGTTACTGTTATAGTGAATTGATTTTGCCACCAACTCTTTCCCGGTTCCGGTTTCTCCATAGATTAAAACTGTTGCATCAGTCACTGCCACGCTTGCTATCAGGTCGAAGATTTGCTGCATTTTGTAATTCTTGCTGATGATATTTCCAAATCTGTGCTTTTCCGCTATCTGATTACGCAAATAGAGGTTTTCATCTACAAGTTTCAGATGTTCAAAAGCCCGTTCAACAACAAGCTTAATCTCTTCTGCCTCAAAGGGTTTGGAAAGATAGTCTATGGCACCGGTTTTCATCGCTTTAACAGCAGTTTCAACAGAACCATGGGCGGTCATTATTACCACTGATGTCTGCGGATATTTTTCCTTTATTTTTCCAAGAAGTTCAATCCCGTCCATTCCCGGCATCTTAATGTCCACAACTGCCATCCCAAATGGTTCCTCTTTGAGACATTCCAAAGCCTCAAAACCACTATGGCAGACTTTAACCTCATAGGATTCTCTGCCAAGGACTTTTCGCAAATGTTCACAGATTATTTTTTCATCATCAACAATTAAAATCTTTTTGTTCATTGTAAAACAATGT
The Candidatus Schekmanbacteria bacterium RIFCSPLOWO2_02_FULL_38_14 DNA segment above includes these coding regions:
- a CDS encoding two-component system response regulator (DNA-binding response regulator in two-component regulatory system with ZraS; response regulator/sigma54 interaction protein) encodes the protein MNKKILIVDDEKIICEHLRKVLGRESYEVKVCHSGFEALECLKEEPFGMAVVDIKMPGMDGIELLGKIKEKYPQTSVVIMTAHGSVETAVKAMKTGAIDYLSKPFEAEEIKLVVERAFEHLKLVDENLYLRNQIAEKHRFGNIISKNYKMQQIFDLIASVAVTDATVLIYGETGTGKELVAKSIHYNSNRKENKFVAINCGALPDTLLETELFGHEKGSFTGAIRQKIGKFELADKGTIFLDEIGNVTPAMQVKLLRVLQEMEFERVGGNKTIKADVRIIAATNKDLKQRVVNGEFREDLYYRVNVVPINIPPLRERLEDIPVLALHFLEKHCEKTGREIYAFSQNVLDSLMHYHWPGNVRELENIVERAVILERGKMISKIDLPVSHKKTEEKKIDFLNTGLKTEGISLREWLRMNEKKYLAELMKRCDGNVRAALVQAKIGSKTFYRKIKNYGITKDKLKEIDSENIKGEITTKM